One stretch of Dehalococcoidia bacterium DNA includes these proteins:
- the cobI gene encoding precorrin-2 C(20)-methyltransferase has protein sequence MSGRWGRFYGIGVGPGDPELLTLKAARILRQVSVVCYPQSTSGEGSMALAIAAGAVPLEGKELVPFPFSMSHPHTTETWQGPMTQVLDRLSRGQDCAFLTEGDPFLYSTFVYVYEHLRREHPQVPLEVVPGVSSLTAAAARAGVPLAAGRERISVLPALYHPQAIGPALDASDALVLLKVNRVLDVVRGELEARGLLERAVLVRRATMPEEQVLHGAEAVDGRVRDYFSLLIVRR, from the coding sequence ATGAGCGGCAGATGGGGCCGCTTTTACGGCATCGGCGTGGGGCCGGGCGACCCGGAGCTGCTGACGCTGAAGGCCGCCCGCATCCTGCGGCAGGTGTCGGTGGTCTGCTACCCCCAGTCCACCTCCGGCGAGGGCAGCATGGCCCTGGCCATCGCTGCCGGCGCCGTGCCCCTGGAGGGGAAAGAGCTGGTGCCCTTCCCCTTCTCCATGTCACACCCCCACACCACCGAGACCTGGCAGGGGCCTATGACGCAGGTGCTGGATCGACTGTCCCGGGGACAGGACTGCGCCTTCCTCACCGAAGGAGACCCCTTCCTCTACAGCACCTTCGTCTACGTATACGAGCACCTGCGCAGGGAGCATCCCCAGGTGCCGCTGGAGGTGGTGCCGGGAGTGTCGTCGCTGACGGCCGCCGCCGCTCGCGCTGGCGTCCCCCTGGCGGCCGGCCGCGAGCGCATCTCTGTCCTGCCTGCCCTGTACCACCCCCAGGCCATCGGGCCGGCCCTGGACGCCAGCGATGCCCTCGTGCTGCTGAAGGTGAACCGTGTCCTGGACGTGGTGCGCGGCGAGCTGGAAGCGCGGGGACTGCTGGAGCGAGCCGTCCTGGTGCGCCGCGCCACCATGCCCGAGGAGCAGGTGTTGCACGGCGCCGAGGCAGTGGACGGGCGGGTGCGCGATTACTTCTCGCTGCTCATCGTGCGGAGGTAG
- the cbiT gene encoding precorrin-6Y C5,15-methyltransferase (decarboxylating) subunit CbiT, protein MRGQRPFLGIPDEALESHPPGVMTKEEVRAVALFKLRLQPDSLVWDVGAGSGSLALEAALVAHRGHVYAVERRAEAVAALRRNLERFPRPNLTVVEGQAPEALDGLPDPDAVFVGGSGGHLADILGCAARRLRAGGRIVVDLATLENLERAREALACLGLRWQVTAVQVARSRELGGLTGLEALNPVFIVSAWKEEP, encoded by the coding sequence ATGAGAGGCCAACGGCCCTTCCTGGGCATCCCCGACGAGGCACTGGAGTCTCATCCGCCCGGGGTGATGACCAAGGAAGAGGTGCGGGCGGTGGCCCTGTTCAAGCTGCGCCTCCAGCCCGACTCGCTGGTCTGGGACGTGGGAGCGGGCAGCGGCTCCCTGGCCCTGGAGGCGGCGCTGGTGGCCCACCGGGGCCACGTCTACGCTGTGGAACGACGGGCCGAGGCCGTCGCTGCCCTGCGCCGCAACCTGGAGCGCTTCCCCCGCCCCAACCTGACGGTGGTGGAAGGGCAAGCGCCCGAGGCCCTGGACGGCCTCCCGGACCCCGACGCGGTGTTCGTGGGGGGCAGCGGTGGCCATCTGGCCGACATCCTCGGCTGCGCCGCCCGACGGCTGAGGGCGGGAGGGCGCATCGTCGTGGACCTGGCCACCCTGGAGAACCTGGAGCGAGCACGGGAGGCCCTCGCCTGCCTCGGGCTGCGCTGGCAAGTGACCGCCGTCCAGGTAGCGCGCTCGCGGGAGCTAGGGGGGCTTACGGGTCTTGAAGCCCTCAACCCTGTATTCATCGTTTCGGCCTGGAAGGAGGAGCCATGA
- a CDS encoding cobalt-precorrin-5B (C(1))-methyltransferase has product MRRRGLRRGYTTGTCAAAAAKAAAMALATGQAPRQVTVRLPVGQEATLNVHRVEVGNGRVTCSVVKDAGDDPDVTHGAEICATVSWAEPPGEVHIRGGPGVGTVTRPGVGIPVGEPAITRVPRRMITESALEGLGPLARERGLTVEIWVPEGEKIAEKTTNARLGIVGGISILGTTGIVVPFSTAAWRASVEMAIDVAAANGLEHIVLSTGTQSEEFARRLLSHLPDMAFVEAGIFFGPGLRRAVQRGIRRVTLAGMIGKLSKVAQGKMVTHVAGNQVDTDFLAGLALALGAPPNLVEAVRRAASARHAQELVQAHGLAGYFDLLCQKVCEAAHAYVGGRLAVECLCFDQDGRLLGRAELG; this is encoded by the coding sequence GTGAGGCGCAGGGGCCTGCGCCGGGGCTACACCACCGGGACCTGCGCCGCTGCCGCTGCCAAGGCCGCCGCCATGGCCCTGGCCACGGGCCAGGCACCCCGGCAGGTGACGGTGCGCCTGCCCGTGGGCCAGGAGGCTACGCTGAACGTCCACCGCGTCGAGGTGGGGAACGGGCGTGTCACCTGCTCGGTAGTGAAGGACGCTGGGGACGACCCCGATGTGACCCACGGCGCCGAGATCTGCGCCACCGTCTCCTGGGCCGAGCCGCCGGGCGAAGTCCACATCCGGGGCGGGCCCGGGGTGGGCACCGTCACCCGGCCAGGGGTGGGAATACCCGTAGGGGAGCCGGCCATCACCCGCGTGCCGCGACGCATGATAACCGAGTCCGCTCTGGAAGGTCTGGGGCCGCTGGCCCGAGAGCGCGGGCTGACGGTGGAGATATGGGTCCCGGAGGGAGAGAAGATAGCCGAGAAGACCACCAACGCCCGCCTGGGCATCGTGGGGGGCATATCCATCCTGGGCACCACCGGCATCGTCGTGCCCTTCTCCACCGCTGCCTGGAGGGCCAGCGTGGAGATGGCCATCGACGTGGCCGCCGCCAACGGACTGGAGCACATAGTCCTCAGCACCGGCACCCAGAGCGAGGAGTTCGCCCGCCGTCTTCTTTCCCACCTGCCCGACATGGCCTTCGTGGAGGCCGGCATCTTCTTCGGTCCCGGGCTCAGGCGGGCCGTCCAGCGGGGGATCCGTCGCGTCACCCTGGCGGGCATGATCGGCAAGCTGTCCAAGGTGGCCCAGGGGAAGATGGTGACTCACGTGGCGGGCAACCAGGTGGACACCGACTTCCTGGCAGGGCTGGCCCTGGCCCTGGGCGCTCCGCCCAACCTGGTAGAGGCGGTTCGCCGCGCAGCCAGCGCTCGCCATGCCCAGGAGTTGGTCCAGGCCCACGGCCTGGCCGGCTATTTCGACCTCCTGTGCCAGAAGGTGTGCGAGGCCGCCCACGCCTATGTGGGCGGAAGGCTGGCTGTGGAATGCCTCTGCTTCGACCAGGACGGGCGATTGTTGGGGAGGGCAGAGCTGGGATGA
- a CDS encoding CbtA family protein, translated as MGTSTLAQNLKAALGAGALAGMLVALYHFLATEPVLQEAIGREAALGPVQEVFPRSVQRLGLFGGFLLYGVSWGLIFAGAYSLLERHLPGRWAWQRGVALALGLLWSVAIFPFLKFPANPPGVGDEATVGSRQASYLLFTVLSAAALLVAWRLGRAGGSPKRWAIALGLYAAACLLLYFLVPGSDDPVPASLSDLLPRFRALSAGGLALFWLVVGGSFGPLHMAFAPQEQAAGGHSAGPR; from the coding sequence ATGGGCACGTCGACTCTGGCCCAGAACCTGAAGGCAGCGTTGGGCGCCGGCGCCCTGGCCGGCATGCTGGTGGCCCTTTACCACTTCCTGGCCACGGAGCCGGTGCTGCAGGAGGCCATCGGGCGGGAGGCAGCCCTGGGGCCGGTGCAGGAGGTTTTCCCCCGCTCGGTGCAGCGCCTGGGCCTCTTCGGCGGCTTCCTTCTTTACGGGGTCTCGTGGGGCCTAATCTTCGCCGGGGCCTACTCGCTGCTGGAGCGGCACCTGCCGGGCCGCTGGGCCTGGCAGCGGGGCGTGGCACTGGCGCTGGGGCTGCTGTGGTCGGTGGCCATCTTCCCCTTCCTCAAGTTTCCGGCCAACCCGCCCGGCGTGGGCGACGAGGCGACGGTGGGCTCGCGGCAGGCGAGCTACCTGCTGTTCACGGTGCTGTCGGCAGCGGCGTTGCTGGTCGCCTGGCGACTTGGCCGGGCGGGCGGCTCGCCCAAGAGATGGGCCATCGCCCTGGGCCTGTATGCCGCCGCCTGTCTGCTGCTCTACTTCCTGGTGCCGGGGTCGGACGATCCTGTCCCTGCCAGTCTGTCCGACCTGTTACCCCGCTTCCGGGCCCTTTCGGCTGGCGGACTGGCCCTGTTCTGGCTGGTAGTGGGAGGTAGCTTTGGTCCCCTGCACATGGCCTTCGCTCCCCAGGAGCAGGCGGCCGGGGGTCATTCTGCTGGCCCACGGTAG
- a CDS encoding CbtB-domain containing protein: MRLLVQVREWSEAQAETWLAWGAILLGLLGLYLVGMDQGVALGAFLGEVALRSNWLHELFHDARHTAGFPCH, translated from the coding sequence ATGAGGCTCTTGGTACAGGTGCGCGAGTGGAGCGAGGCCCAGGCCGAGACATGGCTGGCGTGGGGGGCCATCCTGCTGGGGCTTCTGGGCCTCTACCTCGTAGGCATGGACCAGGGGGTGGCCCTGGGCGCCTTCCTGGGAGAGGTGGCCCTTCGCTCCAACTGGCTGCACGAGCTGTTCCACGACGCCCGTCACACGGCGGGGTTCCCCTGCCACTAG
- a CDS encoding precorrin-8X methylmutase, producing the protein MGLLDRYRASPQEIYQRGVAVARSLLPPLSLSPTEEEVALQLLRATGDPALPTLLRFSPGAVETGVQALRSGAPIVADSHVTLAGIDRQGASRLGCPLVCALDAAGAEEEASRRGITRSAAAMLLSREAVEGAVVAVGTAPTALLALLDLWDEGLARPALVIGAPVGLVLAPEAKEELMARSLPYIAIVGSRGGGGAAAAIVNALIGMARAGTTRSGLALEGGERTSPSRERGRAANTKGGGTT; encoded by the coding sequence GTGGGACTGCTGGACCGTTATCGCGCATCGCCGCAGGAGATATACCAGCGGGGGGTGGCCGTCGCCCGCTCCTTGCTGCCGCCCCTGTCCCTTTCGCCGACCGAGGAAGAGGTCGCCCTGCAGCTGCTGCGCGCCACGGGCGACCCGGCGCTGCCGACGCTACTGCGCTTCTCGCCCGGTGCAGTCGAGACAGGCGTGCAGGCGCTGAGGTCCGGCGCACCCATCGTGGCCGATTCCCACGTGACCCTGGCAGGCATCGACCGCCAGGGAGCATCCCGCCTCGGCTGCCCTCTGGTCTGCGCCCTCGATGCCGCCGGTGCGGAGGAGGAGGCTTCGAGGCGGGGGATCACCCGCTCGGCAGCGGCCATGCTGCTCTCGAGAGAAGCGGTGGAGGGGGCCGTGGTCGCCGTAGGCACTGCTCCCACTGCCCTGCTGGCGCTCCTCGACCTGTGGGACGAGGGGCTGGCCCGGCCGGCCCTGGTCATCGGGGCGCCCGTGGGGCTGGTGCTGGCCCCGGAGGCCAAAGAGGAGCTGATGGCGCGTTCCCTGCCTTACATCGCCATCGTCGGTTCCCGCGGCGGGGGCGGCGCGGCGGCCGCCATCGTCAACGCCCTGATAGGGATGGCCAGGGCCGGCACGACCCGCTCCGGCCTGGCCTTAGAAGGAGGTGAGAGGACGTCGCCCTCTCGAGAGCGAGGACGAGCAGCGAACACGAAAGGAGGAGGGACGACATGA
- a CDS encoding magnesium chelatase subunit D family protein has translation MRAELGPTFPFTAIVGQERMKLALLLAAVDPGIGGVLIRGHKGTAKSTAVRALASVLPPIEVVDGCPFSCHPQAPQGLCGLCQGDAPPPASVRPARLVDLPMGATEDRVLGTLDIEAALKEGERRFQPGLLAQAHRGVLYIDEVNLLPDHLVDVLLDAAAMGVNYVEREGVSFSHQARFVLVGTMNPEEGEVRPQLLDRFGLATEVEELTDPALRAEVVRRRLEFDRDPAGFIARWRDEEEALRRRLAEAQALLPQVSAEDGLLERIARLCLAHGVEGMRADIVIYRAALAHAALQGRRQAGFEDVEAVAPLALLHRGRPPEGPSPASPPPPPPPPSDAGDDPPTPQAGGQTGERQVPPAPSRAPSLLMKEDEPPLSPRLGKRATVTGIPGHGRYVSARLPRGRVADLALDATLRAAAQRGARVLPGQGLRLQPGDLRMKVREGRVGALLTFVVDASGSMAARRRLAAVKGAALELLADAYRRRDRVALVCARGRGAEVLLPPTGSLERARRLLASLPAGGATPLAAGLARAAWLLERHRRANPGAPCLLVLATDGRANRSLHGGDPYLEAIAQAEALGRRGFKAMVLDAEGGAPFSLGLTEGLARALGAPRVPVADADGRALARAIRLVLR, from the coding sequence ATGAGGGCTGAGCTGGGGCCGACCTTCCCCTTCACCGCCATCGTCGGGCAGGAACGCATGAAGCTGGCGCTGCTGCTGGCGGCAGTAGACCCGGGCATCGGCGGCGTCCTGATCCGCGGCCACAAGGGGACGGCCAAGTCCACCGCGGTTCGGGCGCTGGCCAGCGTCCTTCCCCCCATCGAGGTGGTGGACGGCTGTCCCTTCTCCTGCCACCCGCAGGCCCCCCAGGGCCTCTGCGGCCTCTGCCAGGGCGACGCCCCGCCGCCAGCCTCAGTCCGCCCGGCGCGACTGGTAGACCTGCCCATGGGCGCCACCGAGGACCGGGTCCTGGGCACGCTCGACATAGAGGCCGCCCTGAAGGAGGGCGAGCGGCGCTTCCAGCCCGGCCTGCTGGCGCAGGCCCACCGCGGCGTCCTGTACATAGACGAAGTGAACCTGCTACCCGACCATCTGGTGGACGTGCTGCTGGACGCCGCCGCCATGGGCGTCAACTACGTCGAGCGAGAGGGTGTGTCCTTTTCCCACCAGGCCCGCTTCGTGCTGGTAGGCACCATGAACCCTGAGGAGGGGGAGGTACGCCCCCAGCTCCTGGACCGCTTCGGCCTGGCGACAGAGGTGGAGGAGCTGACGGACCCCGCCCTGCGGGCCGAGGTGGTGCGAAGGCGCCTGGAGTTCGACCGCGACCCCGCCGGCTTCATCGCCCGCTGGCGGGACGAGGAGGAGGCGTTGCGCCGTCGCCTGGCCGAGGCCCAGGCGCTCCTGCCGCAGGTATCGGCCGAGGACGGCCTGCTGGAGCGCATCGCCCGGCTCTGCCTCGCCCATGGCGTGGAGGGTATGCGGGCAGACATCGTCATCTACCGTGCCGCGCTGGCCCATGCCGCCCTCCAGGGCCGACGCCAGGCGGGGTTCGAGGACGTGGAGGCGGTGGCGCCTCTGGCCCTGCTGCACAGAGGGCGCCCGCCCGAAGGACCTTCCCCAGCCTCCCCGCCACCACCGCCACCGCCCCCGTCCGATGCTGGCGACGATCCCCCCACCCCACAGGCAGGCGGACAGACAGGCGAACGCCAGGTGCCGCCTGCCCCTTCCAGGGCCCCCTCGCTGCTGATGAAGGAGGACGAGCCGCCTCTCTCGCCACGACTCGGCAAGAGGGCCACCGTCACGGGCATACCGGGCCACGGCCGCTACGTGTCGGCCCGACTGCCCCGTGGCCGCGTCGCTGACCTGGCCCTGGACGCCACCCTCCGGGCGGCAGCCCAGAGGGGCGCCCGTGTCCTACCTGGCCAGGGGCTACGGCTGCAGCCCGGCGACCTTCGTATGAAGGTGCGCGAGGGTCGCGTGGGGGCTCTGCTCACCTTCGTGGTGGACGCCAGCGGCTCCATGGCCGCCCGCCGGCGCCTGGCCGCCGTAAAGGGAGCAGCCCTGGAGCTTCTGGCCGACGCCTACCGCCGGCGCGACCGGGTGGCCCTGGTCTGCGCCCGCGGTCGCGGCGCCGAAGTGCTCCTGCCGCCCACGGGCAGCCTGGAACGGGCGCGACGACTGCTGGCGTCCCTCCCTGCCGGCGGCGCCACGCCCCTGGCGGCGGGGCTGGCCAGGGCGGCCTGGCTGCTGGAGAGACACCGCCGCGCCAACCCGGGTGCCCCCTGCCTGCTGGTGCTGGCCACCGACGGGCGCGCCAACCGCTCCCTGCACGGTGGCGACCCCTACCTGGAGGCTATCGCCCAGGCGGAGGCCCTGGGGCGGCGAGGGTTCAAGGCGATGGTCCTGGACGCCGAAGGGGGCGCCCCCTTCTCGCTGGGGCTGACGGAGGGGCTGGCCCGCGCCCTGGGCGCTCCTCGCGTGCCCGTGGCCGACGCCGACGGGAGGGCGCTGGCGAGGGCCATTCGCCTGGTGCTGAGGTGA
- the cobN gene encoding cobaltochelatase subunit CobN, with amino-acid sequence MIVFLTTADTDLQALARALDRLPPDFPPVMARHVRQLASSAALDSFMDAVAPRASLVLLRLLGGKRAFEAGVERLSALCRERHIPLVACPGEATRDPSLEAASTVPAAVVARAYEYLVHGGTENLRQLLLFLSDRLLGTDYGHSPPTPLPWDGVYRPGVAEVLSSPEYRRRYWRGERPAVGVLFYRALWASGNTEAIDVLVQALEERGADVLPVFCYSLRDEATAPGQLPLALRRHLLDDGGRPLVDCIISTLSFALARDDPDVTAHALAALDVPIVQAILATSSRGEWEESAVGVSPLDVAMNVALPELDGRIISLPIAFKEERHDPRLGVTVARTVPDPALVGIVAEQALRWARLRRKPNSKKRVAIVLSNYPTRSARAGNAVGLDTPASAVRLLMAMREAGYRVPEVPEDGDQLMRRLLATGSYDREHLTEEHLAHAPGRVPAEEYRRWFQGLPEALQQEMQGAWGAPPGQVYCAEGALAIPGLVVGNVYLGLQPPRGFGEDPMAVYHSPDLPPTHHYLAFYRWLRDGFGADAVVHLGKHGTLEWLPGKGIGLSPACYPTACLPDLPLLYPFIVNDPGEGAQAKRRAHAVIVDHLMPPMTAAGTYGDLARLEQLMDEYARAQAMDPAKLPLVRRQIWELVERANLHRDLGVEREPDDFDSFLLHVDGYICELKDAIIRGGLHVLGEPPRGEALIDTLLALTRLDNGDVPSLRRSVAEALDIPYHHLRSDLGLPYDGPAPSALASLEMPLRTRGDVLAAVDALCRRLLQALQACGFDATSVASAQESVLGLVHEGVTRTLEHICRRLVPDLERTSDEIGNLLRGLAGGFVPPGPSGSPTRGMANVLPTGRNFYSLDPRSVPSPFAWEVGKALAEGLVQRYLREEGRYPEMVGLVVWGTAVMRTQGDDIAQALALLGVRPRWREEDGRVVGLEVIPLEELGRPRIDVTLRISGFFRDAFPNLIALLDEAIETVATLDEPDEMNYVARHYRQDLARRTASGHAEADARARALYRIFGSKPGTYGAGILAALDEGNWRTEEDLASIYIAWGSYAYSRRSQGESAPLEFREQFARIAVAAKNQDNREHDIFDSDDYLQYHGGMVATVKALTGRRPRAYFGDSSDPSLPRVRDLAEEARRVFRTRVVNPKWIRAMMSHGYKGAFELAATVDYLFGYDATAGVVEDWMYAEVAQAYALDPQMQEFFRRSNPWALRDIAARLLEAASRGLWESPPRDTLDALRRVYLETDALLEEAHEG; translated from the coding sequence ATGATAGTCTTCCTGACGACCGCCGACACCGACCTGCAGGCCCTGGCGCGGGCCCTGGACCGCCTTCCTCCCGACTTCCCACCCGTGATGGCCCGGCACGTCCGCCAGCTGGCATCGTCCGCGGCCCTGGACTCCTTCATGGACGCCGTGGCCCCCCGTGCCTCCCTGGTGCTGCTGCGACTGCTGGGCGGCAAGCGGGCCTTCGAGGCTGGGGTGGAGCGCCTTTCTGCATTATGTCGAGAGCGGCACATTCCGCTCGTCGCCTGTCCTGGCGAGGCCACCCGCGACCCGTCCCTGGAGGCGGCCAGCACTGTGCCGGCGGCGGTGGTGGCCCGTGCCTACGAGTACCTGGTGCACGGGGGCACCGAGAACCTGCGCCAGCTGCTGCTGTTCCTCAGCGACCGCCTCCTGGGCACCGACTACGGTCACAGCCCTCCCACCCCTCTGCCGTGGGACGGCGTCTACCGGCCGGGCGTCGCTGAGGTCCTCTCTTCGCCTGAATACCGTCGGCGGTACTGGCGAGGCGAACGTCCGGCGGTAGGCGTGCTCTTCTATCGGGCCCTGTGGGCGAGCGGCAACACCGAGGCCATCGATGTCCTAGTCCAGGCGCTGGAGGAGCGAGGTGCCGACGTCCTGCCCGTCTTCTGCTACAGCCTGCGAGACGAGGCCACCGCTCCGGGGCAACTGCCCCTGGCCCTGCGCCGCCACCTGCTGGACGACGGCGGCCGGCCCCTGGTGGACTGCATCATCTCCACCCTCAGCTTCGCCCTGGCCCGCGACGATCCCGACGTGACCGCTCACGCCCTGGCCGCACTGGACGTGCCTATCGTCCAAGCGATCCTGGCCACCTCCTCCCGAGGGGAGTGGGAGGAGAGCGCCGTGGGGGTCTCGCCCCTGGACGTGGCCATGAACGTGGCCCTGCCGGAGCTGGACGGCCGCATCATCTCCCTGCCCATCGCCTTCAAGGAGGAGCGCCACGACCCGCGCCTGGGGGTGACGGTGGCCCGCACCGTGCCCGACCCCGCGCTGGTGGGCATAGTGGCCGAGCAGGCCCTGCGCTGGGCACGCCTGCGCCGTAAGCCCAACTCCAAGAAGAGGGTCGCCATCGTCCTCAGCAACTACCCCACCCGGAGCGCCCGAGCGGGCAACGCCGTGGGGCTGGATACCCCCGCTTCCGCCGTCCGCCTCCTGATGGCCATGCGCGAGGCCGGCTACAGGGTGCCGGAGGTCCCTGAAGACGGCGACCAGCTCATGCGCCGCTTGCTGGCCACGGGCAGCTACGACCGAGAGCACCTGACGGAGGAGCACCTGGCCCACGCCCCAGGACGGGTGCCTGCGGAGGAATACCGACGCTGGTTCCAGGGACTGCCGGAGGCGCTGCAGCAGGAGATGCAGGGCGCATGGGGGGCGCCCCCCGGACAGGTCTACTGCGCCGAAGGCGCCCTGGCCATTCCGGGCCTGGTGGTGGGCAACGTCTACCTCGGGCTGCAGCCGCCGCGGGGCTTCGGCGAGGACCCCATGGCCGTCTATCACAGCCCCGACCTGCCGCCTACCCATCACTACCTGGCGTTCTATCGCTGGCTGCGGGACGGCTTCGGCGCCGACGCCGTGGTACACCTGGGCAAGCACGGCACTCTGGAATGGCTGCCGGGCAAGGGCATCGGCCTCTCGCCAGCCTGCTATCCCACCGCCTGCCTTCCCGACCTGCCCCTCCTTTATCCCTTCATCGTCAACGACCCGGGCGAGGGGGCACAGGCCAAGCGCCGTGCCCACGCTGTCATCGTCGACCACCTGATGCCGCCCATGACCGCCGCCGGCACCTACGGCGACCTGGCCCGCCTGGAACAGCTCATGGACGAGTACGCCCGCGCCCAGGCCATGGACCCGGCCAAACTCCCCCTGGTGCGTCGGCAGATCTGGGAGCTGGTGGAGCGGGCCAACCTCCACCGGGACCTGGGAGTGGAGCGAGAGCCCGACGACTTCGATTCCTTTCTCCTCCACGTGGACGGCTACATCTGTGAGCTGAAGGACGCCATCATCCGCGGCGGACTGCACGTGCTGGGGGAGCCACCCCGCGGCGAGGCCCTCATCGATACCTTGCTGGCCCTGACGCGGCTGGATAACGGTGACGTCCCCTCCCTGCGTCGGTCGGTGGCCGAAGCGCTGGACATCCCGTACCACCACCTGCGCTCCGACCTGGGGTTGCCCTATGACGGCCCTGCGCCGTCGGCCCTGGCCTCTCTGGAGATGCCCCTGCGCACCCGAGGCGATGTCCTGGCCGCGGTGGACGCCCTCTGCCGTCGGCTACTGCAGGCCCTCCAGGCCTGCGGCTTCGATGCGACCTCGGTCGCCTCGGCCCAGGAGTCGGTGCTGGGCCTAGTCCACGAGGGAGTGACCAGGACGCTGGAGCACATCTGTCGGCGGCTTGTGCCCGACCTGGAGCGCACCAGCGACGAGATAGGCAACCTGCTGCGGGGGCTGGCGGGAGGCTTCGTCCCTCCGGGCCCCAGCGGCTCGCCCACCCGCGGCATGGCCAACGTCCTGCCCACCGGACGCAACTTCTACTCCCTCGACCCGCGCTCGGTGCCGTCCCCCTTCGCCTGGGAAGTGGGGAAGGCACTGGCCGAGGGGCTGGTGCAGCGCTACCTGCGAGAAGAGGGCCGCTATCCGGAGATGGTGGGGCTGGTGGTGTGGGGCACCGCCGTCATGCGCACCCAGGGCGACGACATCGCTCAGGCGCTGGCCCTGCTGGGCGTGCGGCCCCGCTGGCGGGAGGAGGACGGCCGCGTCGTCGGCCTGGAGGTGATCCCCCTGGAGGAGCTGGGGCGCCCGCGCATCGACGTTACCCTGCGCATCTCGGGCTTCTTCCGCGACGCCTTCCCCAACCTCATCGCCCTCTTGGACGAAGCCATCGAGACGGTGGCGACCCTGGACGAGCCCGACGAGATGAACTACGTTGCCCGTCACTATCGCCAGGACCTAGCCCGTCGTACGGCATCGGGCCATGCCGAGGCCGATGCCCGTGCCCGCGCCCTGTACCGCATCTTCGGCTCCAAGCCCGGCACCTACGGGGCCGGGATCCTGGCCGCCCTGGACGAAGGCAACTGGCGCACGGAGGAGGATCTGGCCAGCATCTACATCGCCTGGGGGTCCTACGCCTACTCGCGTCGTAGCCAGGGCGAGAGCGCCCCGCTGGAGTTCCGAGAGCAGTTCGCCCGCATCGCCGTGGCAGCCAAGAACCAGGACAACCGCGAGCACGACATCTTCGATTCCGATGACTACCTCCAGTACCACGGCGGCATGGTGGCCACCGTGAAGGCCCTGACGGGGCGCCGGCCCCGAGCCTACTTCGGCGACTCGTCGGACCCGTCCCTGCCACGGGTACGGGACCTGGCCGAAGAGGCGCGGCGCGTCTTCCGCACGAGGGTGGTGAACCCCAAGTGGATCCGAGCCATGATGTCCCACGGCTACAAAGGGGCCTTCGAGCTGGCTGCCACCGTGGACTACCTGTTCGGGTACGACGCCACTGCTGGAGTGGTGGAGGACTGGATGTATGCCGAGGTAGCACAGGCCTACGCCCTGGACCCCCAGATGCAGGAGTTCTTCCGTCGCAGCAACCCCTGGGCGTTGCGGGACATCGCCGCCCGCCTCCTGGAGGCGGCATCGCGGGGGCTGTGGGAGTCGCCGCCCCGGGACACGCTGGACGCCCTGCGCCGGGTCTATCTGGAGACCGATGCGCTGCTGGAGGAGGCCCATGAGGGCTGA